The following coding sequences lie in one Lolium perenne isolate Kyuss_39 chromosome 2, Kyuss_2.0, whole genome shotgun sequence genomic window:
- the LOC127335050 gene encoding uncharacterized membrane protein At3g27390 produces MGTVKAWVADNYTGTMGSMHNSMQVAYVVFSFCAAFLLGGIKAMVVGPVAAALMILGNVGVILVLFPAHVYWTIYSVIKTDRINAGLKLALAIALPVLFGLWLGLGIFGSALVALGYGFSTPWISTFEAFRQESESDKFIHGIVDGTWGTIKGSCTVVRDFADMCFHSYPAYLEEFRQCSDDRQPHSIRLLDVPSCILVGVLGLAVDIPLYTVIALIKSPYMLFKGWQRLLHDLISREGPFLETLCVPIAGLAILFWPLVVVGSVLLAVVSSIFVGLYGAVIVYQEKSFRRGVSYVVTMVAEFDEYTNDWLYLREGTILPKPSYRKRKASDSAEFSVRPSASVRGGDYPSTSSEAPAMLVPTLVPARSVREAIQEVKMVQIWANMMKSCEMRGRDLLNLNVITAVDLTEWLRTSDSGNETINLGITSYSMLCNVLQSIKAGSAGLLLDNGVEVDQQNRPQDLLLDWFFHPVLVLKDQIQALKMTEQDLRFLEKLTLFVGNSARAQAWDNGAETPQDPVRTAQIQAISRRMIGIVRSMSKFPTYRRRYRHVVKLLLAYSVEREGSIGSSVSGQSVSYEITHLEV; encoded by the exons ATGGGCACGGTGAAGGCGTGGGTGGCGGACAACTACACAGGGACCATGGGGTCGATGCACAACTCGATGCAGGTCGCGTACGTGGTCTTCTCCTTCTGCGCCGCCTTCCTCCTCGGCGGCATCAAAG CGATGGTGGTCGGcccggtggcggcggcgctgaTGATTCTGGGCAACGTCGGCGTGATCCTCGTCCTCTTCCCGGCGCACGTTTATTGGACCATCTACTCGGTCATCAA GACGGACCGCATCAACGCTGGTCTGAAGCTGGCGCTGGCCATCGCGCTGCCGGTGCTCTTCGGCCTCTGGCTTGGCCTGGGCATCTTCGGCAGCGCGCTGGTGGCTCTCGGCTACGGCTTCTCCACGCCGTGGATCTCCACCTTCGAGGCGTTCCGGCAGGAGAGCGAGTCCGACAAGTTCATCCATGGCATTGTG GACGGGACGTGGGGGACGATCAAGGGCAGCTGCACGGTGGTGAGGGACTTCGCCGACATGTGCTTCCACTCCTACCCCGCTTACCTCGAGGAGTTCCGCCAGTGCTCCGACGACCGCCAGCCCCACTCCATAAG GCTGCTGGATGTGCCGTCGTGTATCCTGGTCGGCGTCCTGGGGCTGGCCGTGGACATACCGCTCTACACGGTGATCGCGCTGATCAAGAGCCCCTACATGCTCTTCAAGGGCTGGCAGAGGCTGCTGCACGACCTCATCAGCCGCGAGGGCCCCTTCCTGGAGACGCTCTGCGTGCCCATCGCCGGCCTCGCCATCCTCTTCTGGCCCCTCGTGGTGGTTGGGAGCGTCCTGCTCGCCGTCGTCTCCAGCATCTTCGTGGGGCTCTACGGGGCTGTCATCGTCTAccag GAGAAGTCATTCCGGAGGGGAGTTTCCTACGTGGTCACCATGGTCGCGGAGTTCGACGAGTACACGAACGACTGGCTTTACCTTCGTGAAGGGACAATTCTTCCAAA GCCATCCTACCGGAAGAGAAAAGCATCCGATTCCGCAGAGTTCTCTGTCCGACCAAGTGCTTCTGTTAGGGGAGGTGACTATCCTAGTACTTCCAGTGAAGCACCAGCAATGCTGGTTCCAACTTTGGTTCCAGCGAGATCGGTTCGAGAGGCCATACAGGAGGTCAAGATGGTCCAG ATATGGGCAAATATGATGAAGTCCTGCGAGATGAGGGGCAGGGACCTTTTGAATTTGAATGTCATAACCGCTGTTGATCTGACCGAGTGGTTAAGAACAAGCGATAGTGGCAATGAAACGATAAACCTGGGAATCACTTCTTACTCTATGCTATGCAACGTCCTCCAGTCAATCAAGGCTGGTTCTGCAGGGCTGCTGCTGGACAACGGCGTCGAGGTCGATCAGCAAAACCGCCCGCAAGACCTGTTGCTAGATTGGTTCTTCCATCCTGTGCTAGTACTCAAAGATCAAATACAGGCGCTCAAAATGACGGAGCAAGACCTGAGATTCTTGGAGAAGCTCACACTTTTCGTTGGCAATTCAGCAAGGGCACAAGCTTGGGATAACGGTGCTGAGACCCCCCAGGATCCTGTAAGGACAGCGCAGATCCAGGCAATCAGTCGAAG GATGATTGGAATAGTGAGGAGCATGTCAAAGTTCCCGACGTACCGGAGGAGATACAGGCACGTCGTGAAGCTACTCCTCGCCTACTCCGTGGAGCGGGAAGGGTCGATCGGATCGTCGGTATCAGGTCAATCTGTCTCCTACGAGATAACACATCTCGAAGTATAG